The nucleotide sequence TCTGTCAAAAACAATAATGGTATTATTAACAGAAAAACCGAGAATGGTTAAAAGCGCGGCGACAAAAGTCAAATCAATCTCCACATTATAATAATGGCCAAGAAAAGCGAAAATACCGGCTACAATTAAAATATCATGAAGAAGCATTACGACAGAAATCACGCCATACTTCCATGACTGTACCGGTTTAGAAACCTGCCTAAAAGCATAAGCGATGTAAGCAATAATAGCTAATAGAACGAGGAGAATAGAATAAACAGCTTTGTTCCTTAATTCCTTGCCAATAAGCGACCCTACGGATTCAAAACGCACTTCGCTCACGCCTTCAAAATTTTTTATTAATTTATCAAATATCTGGCTGTGCAAATTTTCATTCAATTCCTTGGATTTAATAATAACTCCTTGGTCTCCCACCGGCTGAATAGTTAAAGTACCTAAATTAAATTCTTGCAAGGCATTCTCTATGGCAACATTATCAGGACGTTCAATAAATGACAATTCCCAAAGAGTGCCACCAGTAAAATCAATGCTCGGTTTCAACCCCCAAGTGATTAAAGCGAGGATACTCGCGAGCGCCAAAATACCGGCAATAGTAAACCAAATTTTCCTTGTTTTGATTATTTGCATATTATTCAATTTTATTTTTAACTCCATACCACCAATTTTTACTGAACCGGTTAGACCCTAACTTAAGGAATATTCTGCTAACGGTGATGGCGGAAAACATACTGACAATAACACCAACGCCAAGAGTAATGGCAAATCCTTTAACAATACTAGTGGTAAAGGTCGCCAAAATAACACAAGATATGAGGGTGGTGACGTTGCTATCGCGTATTGAAGGCCAGGCGCGCTTAAATCCATCGTCAATGGCTGACCCCAAGGATTTCCCGCTTTTTAATTCTTCTTTCAATCTTTCAAAAATAAGCACGTTAGCGTCAATGGCCATGCCAATAGAAAGAATAAAACCCGCAATACCGGAAAGTGTTAATGTCACGGGAATAATTTTAAACAGGGCTAAAACAATGGCGCCGTAAACAATCAATGCCAAAGAAGACCAAAATCCCGGCAAGCGATAGTAAATTATCATAAAAATCATAACCAAAAGAATACCAATAAGCCCCGCCGTCAAACTATCATTGACCGATTGGTTGCCAAGCGTGGCTCCGACTGTCTGTTGGCTGACTAATTTAATGGGTACCGGCAAAGCGCCCGCGTTCAAACGGCGAGAAAGAGTTTTGGCCTCGTCAATGTTAAAATCACCGGTAATAACCGCTTTGCCATCGCGGATAGGTTCATTAACCCTTGGGATACTTAGGGCTTCGCCGTCCAAAAAAATTGCCACCGGCTCTCCGACATTTCTTTCAGTAATTTCTCCAAAAAGCTTTTTACCCTCATCATTGAATTCCAACCCGACTTCCGCCGCGCCGGTATTTTGGTCAAACTGAACCATTGATTTTTTTAATTGAACACCGGTCAAACCGGTAACTTTCCAGGGGTCTTGCGGTCCCAAGATATCCTGCTCGGTTTGCTTTTTTAAAAAGATATTTTTTACCTGATATTCAACCAGCGACCGCTCGTCGGATTTATAAATAAGATGATAGCCAAAATCCGTTTCTACGGGTTCAGAAATTTCCCCCGTTGCCATAGCAAAAACTTTTTCCTCAAACGGTGGGACCATTTTGCCTTTCCCAAAAAATCCCAGCCCGCCGCCTTCAGAAGAAGTACCCGTGTCATTGGAATACGTTTTAGCAAGAACGGCAAAATTCTCCGGCGTGACCTGGCTCTTAACCTCGTTAATCTTCGCCAAGGCCTCGTCTTTGGTTAATTCCGTGGGACAATTGGACGCGCCCTTATAGCAAATCAAGATATGGCTGGCTTCCACTTCTTTTTCTTCTTCAATACGGTCAATGGGTTTAATAATGTAATAACCGCTGGTCATCTCAACCAATTTATTATAAACCGCGTTCAGCTCGGCTTTTTTAGCCGCTTCAAAAATCGGTGAGAACAAACGCTCACTCACCATCATCGGTAAAACCGTACCCTCGGTTTTTTCTTCAATTAATTTATCAAAACCGGCTTCATCGGCTCCAAGCGCTTGAATTAAAACCTCTTCCGCCTTAATTTTTACTTCCTTATTATTTTTTTCCAATTGACTTTTTTCTTCGGCGGTGAGCTCGCGCACATCTTTGTTTTGCTCCTTAAATTCCAGCATCGGAGTTTCGCCTATCATTTCAATGGCTTTGTGAACATCTTTGATTCCGGCTAATTCCACCACTACTCGCCAGCTGTCTCCGGTTTTGGTGGTCTGAATCACCGGCTCGGAAACGCCGAAAGCGTTAACGCGCCTTTCAATAACATCGCGCGCGCCGGCGACAGCGTCGCTTCTTTCGGCTGACGGGATATTTGCCATATCCGCTTCATAAACCAAGTGCGTACCGCCGAGTAAATCCAAACCTAAACGAAAAGGCAGATTATAAAAATGGGGAACATCTATTTTTAGACTATCCTCAACCCAATCGGCTCCTTTATCCCAATACATCGGCGCATCCAACGCCACGGCCAAAATAGCTAAAACTAAAATAAAAAATACCGCCCATCTGACTTTCCCCCGCGGGGTGGGCTTGAAAATCACGCTAAACAGTTTGGTAAAGAATTTCTTCATAGTTTAAAACTTAATTGTGGATAAAAGATAAACTTTCTATATTTTAGCTAAAACCGTTGCATTTGGCAAGTTTAACGGAAAATCACAAAACTGTCACTTCTTTGAGGGAAAAATCTACGATTTTGTCCATGTCTCGAAATAAAAATTTTCCTTTAAATCTTTTATTGTCTAAAAATAACGGAATCCAGTATTTATCATCCGGCCACATTTCTTCAAATGGAATTTCCTTAACCCTAAACCAGCGCGGTTTCATTTCCTCTGTTTCCAATGGCTCACCCTCAAAATTATCGGCTTTAAAAAAATGAACTTCTAAAATTTCGGGGTTATTCTTAAACTCAAAATTAATAATACCGACTTCTTCCAATTCTTTAGCAAAAATACCGGCCTCTTCCCGCAATTCCCGCCGCGCCGCTTCTTTTATATCTTCCTTATCTTCCACCTTCCCGCCGAATCCATTCCATCTCCCTTCGCCAAATCCGCGCTTCTTCATCCCGAGAAGAATTTTGTTATTTTTGTAAATAATGGAAAGGGTCAAAATCTTCTTTGCCATAATCGACCGCAGAACTTAACTAATAAAATTATAAATCAAAATAATTTCTTTTGGTTTTATAACTTTCTACTGCCAGTTTACACATCTCAAACAAGGGCTCCGGGGAATTATCAATCTCATACCAATCCCATTCCCCGATAGATTTTTCCGGTTCCATCACCTTCGGCTCACCATTTTCCCAATCCGCGATAACCCCAATATGCACATAATGTTTGGGGGCGTATTTTTTAACATTCGCCAGATATTGAAATTTGATATTTTTAATTTCTATCCCGCTTTCTTCCCTTGTTTCCCGTTTTGCACAATCCTTGAATGATTCCATATATTCAAGATGACCTCCGGGAAATGAGTACTCCCCTTCTCCATGCGAACCCTTTCTTTTATGAAGTAAAATTTTCCCATCCTTAAAAATCATAACCCCAACTCCGACCTTTGGTTTATCGTTTTCCATATTTATATTTTTTATTATTGCAGTTTACAAATCCTCCTCTGCTATTACCTTAACCCCACTCTTTTTTAATAAAGCGGCGGTTACTCCGTCGCCCTTGATGGTTTTACCGGAAAAAGTGCCATCGTAAATCTTACCGCAACCGCAGGAAGGGCTTTTTTGTTTCAAAATCGCTTCCTTCACGCCATAGAGTTTTGCTATCCTTAAAACCTCCTTTGCGCCCTTGGTAAAATTTTCTGAAATATTTTTCCCTGACTTTGTAAACACTTTCTTACCTTTTTGTTCTGCCGGTTCTCTGGGCGTTGTCAAACCGCCCAATTGTTCAGGACAAACGGGAATTAAAATTTCTTTTTTGAAAAGGTTAATAACTTTTTTGTTTCTTTTTCCTCTGCCGTCATAGCGGCATTTTATCCCCAATAAACAAGCGCTACAAATTTTTATATTTTTATTTTTCATAACATTTTCTTATTTGCAACCCCGGGTTGGCAAGGGAAAATAATCTTAAAATAAATTGTCATACAAATCTTTCCAATTAGGATTATCTTTTTCGATAAGTTCTATTTTCTTCTGTCTAGAACCGCCCTTAATTTGCTTCTCTCTTTTTATTGCTTCCTCTATACTATCAAATGGTTCAAAATATATTAATTTATTTATGTTATATCTTGCCGTAAACCCCTTTGTTATCTTTTCTTTATGCTCATAAATTCTACGCGGCAAATTACCAGTCACTCCCGTATATAAAGTAGTATTGGTCTTATTAGCCATTATATAAACAAAATAATACTCGTGTTGCATAATTGTGCTAAACTACTATTGTCTTTGCGACCCCGCCTTGGCGGGGGAAGCAATCTCTAATACAAGACTCCTGCTCAAAGCTAAATATCAGGGATTGCTTCGTCGTCGTCCCAAAAACTTGGGACTCCTCCTCGCAATGACAATGAGGGATTTTTGATTTTATTTCTATGTTCAGGGGCATTATTTACCAATATATTCAAATCTCGAAATTTTCTTTCCGTTAACCTCAGCTTCTTCGGTAAACATTTTCAACGGTCACGCCCATAAATCATGATTTCCATAAAGGGCATGATATACCACTAATTCCTCTAATGTTTCGCTGTGTTTGGCGACAACAATCACTTCGTATTCATTACCCTTGTAATGTCTATATTTTCCTAATTTGAGCATATTATTTACTACGGCACTTTTTAACACGCTTGCATATTTCCGTAATAATCGTTTTCTTTCCGGCGCCATATTTGGGATAATTGTCAGCATACTTACGATATAATTCTTTTTTCGCCGCACTATACAACTCTCTATCTTTTTTATTTTCCAATAAATAATCACGAAAGGCCAAGATATTTTTAATTTCTGGATGACCTTCGGGAAGAATATGGACGCTGGTTAATCTTTCGCCCTCCGCATCGTCTTCCGTAAAATATTCTTCGCCAATACCCGTATAATCGCCGCGAGGTATAAATCCCCAGTCTGCCATCTTAGTTGCTTTTTCATGTACTTTTCGCAAATCCTTAACCACTACTAAAATATCAATTTGCGGTTTGGCGACCATGCCCGGGATTGAAGTGCTGCCGATATGATGGATTGCTAACACCTCATTGCCAAGGACGTCTAAAATCAGTTTTTTCTTTTCCGCAAATTGCCGAGGCCAGATTGGGTCATATTTAACTAACCAATAGGGACGATGTTTTTTCATAAATTTTAGACCTCACAGTGACACTTATTTAATAGATAATTACTCCGTTAAACGAACCTATTCCCCTGCTATTTCATTAGTTACTTTTAAAATAACATTTTCGGCTTCCGAAGTGTCAATTTTAACACCTACTTTATTATTTTCTATGTTCTTAAAAAATTCCGTTATATTAATTGCTTTTAACCTTCTGTACTTTAAATCGTCATTCTCTCCTGACCCCATGGCCTCATTAATTTTAATAACATTACTAAAATCGTTGTACAAATCCATAAATGAATTAAAAGCCGGAATTTTATTATTTTCCTTAAAATTTTTAAACTCTGCTTCTAATTTATCTAAAATGTCGGGATAATACTTTTTAACTCTTCCCATGCCTCTAGTAAAAGCGTCTTTCTCTTTTTTTAAATTTTTTTCTGTCTCATTTTTTTCTCTTCTAATGTCTTTGTTAAACTCATCCTGTCGCAAATGCCCAAGTTCATGAATTATCACCGCCCAGGAATAAAACAAATCGCCCCGGGGGTATCTAATTTCGAAATTTCTGCTATCCTCTAAAATTCTTCCCGTTCCCTGTACTTCTAAGGGCCAATTCAAAGACCTTAATTTTTTAGAAAAATTTTGAGGCAAATCATCTAGAGCAATAATATTTTCCTTTTTTATCTCGTATTTATTTGTCTTGCGCTGTTCAAAATTCATATTATTTTTTATAACACTTTTTATACCTCTTGACTTTACCATACGACCTTGGTAGACTTGAGCTAGTGGTGAAGGGAGGGACCCGCCCCGATCTTCATTGTGGTAATCCCACAATGTGAAATATTCACTTAAATCGGGTTGCCGTCGTAATCGCGATACGACGGCTTTTTTCTTTTATCTGCCGTGACACTTCTTATATTTCTTCCCACTCCCGCCCCGTCATTCAATGGGACTCTACTCGGTTAAAATTATTAACTATTTTTCCCGCAACAATGTTTATACTTTTTCGGCGTGCCATCGGGTTTGGTCGCTCCGCACGGGCACGGGTCGTTGCGACCGACTTTTTTTACCTTTTCCACACCCTCTTCATTTTTTGTGGTTCTTTCGCTCGTCTTCGCCGGCGCGCTCATTATAAGGTTTTTAGTGAACGGACTCGCCGCTAACGCCGCCTGTGCCAAACCGACTTTATAAATACTGTAAACAACTTCTTTCTCAATCATCGCCACCAGTTCGTTGTACATTCTAAATGACTCCTTTTTATATTCTACCAAAGGGTCGCGCTGGCCATAACCACGCAAGCCGATGCCGGTGCGCATATAACTCATAGCGTCCAAATGTTCCACCCACAAAGAATCAATGGCGCGAAGCAAAATGTTCTTTTCTATCATTACGAATAACGCCGGGTCGGAAAAATTAGCGGCCATTTTTTTATAACTGGCGAGTGCCAAATCGTAAAGATAATTAATAATCACATCGCGCGCCTGCGCGTCCTGTTCTTTCCCGCCGGCCTTTTCTCTTAAATCATCAAGCTTCAAACGAACGTCATCCGGCAACGGGAAAATAGTACTCACCGCCTCTTTTATTTCTTCCAAGTCCCAATTTTTTTCTTCATCATGAGCGGTATGAAAAAGAACAATCTGTTCAATTTCCTTTTTAACCATCGCTAAGATTGTTTCCCTTTCTTTATCAGATTGTAAAACCTCCCGCCGGCGGCGGTAAATCGCTTCTCTTTGCTTATTTAAAACGTCGTCATATTCAACCAAGTGTTTGCGAATATCAAAATGATGGCCTTCAACTTTGGTTTGGGCTGATTCAATGGATTTAGAAACCAGTCCGTTTTGAATCGGCATGTCCTCCGGAACTTTTAAGGTCGTCATAATGGATTTTAGGCGGTCGGAACCAAAAATGCGCATCAAATCGTCTTCCAAAGAAAGATAAAATTGCGTCGCGCCCGGATCGCCCTGACGGCCGGCGCGACCGCGCAACTGATTATCTATGCGCCGCGACTCATGCCGTTCGGTGCCGATAACGCAAAGCCCACCCAGCTCGCAAACTTTTTTCGCTTCCTCGGCATTCGGCGGATTCCCACCCAAAACTATATCCACGCCGCGGCCGGCCATATTAGTGGCAATGGTCACCGCGCCCAATCTGCCGGCTTGCGCGATAATCTCCGCCTCTTTCTCGTGGTGCTTGGCGTTCAAAACCTGATGCGGCACGCCTTCCCTTTCCAAAATTTCACTTAGCATTTCATTTTTTTCTATGGAAATCGTGCCCACCAGCACCGGCTGACCCTTAGTATGACGCTCTTTAATTTCTTTGGCCACGGCCGTAAATTTTCCCATTTCCGTTTTATAAATCTTATCGGAATAATCGCGGCGAATCATGGGTTTATTGGTTGGGATGGCTGAAACTTCCAGTTTATAAATTTTTGAGAACTCTTCTGCTTCGGTGACGGCCGTGCCAGTCATGCCGGATAATTTTTTATACAAACGGAATAAATTTTGAAAAGTAATGGTGGCCATGGTCTGGCTCTCGCGTTTAATCTCCACGCCTTCTTTGGCTTCAATCGCCTGATGCAAGCCCTCGCTGTAACGCCGTCCGTACATCAAGCGTCCGGTGAATTCATCAACAATCAAAATCTCGCCGTCCTTAACCACGTAATCTCGGTCTATTTTAAATAAAGTATGGGCTTTCAACGCCTGCTCTATGTGATGGACGGTGGAAATCCCGCCGCTGGTGTAGATATTGTCCACGCCCAGCCATTTTTCCATTTTGGAAATACCCTCGGCGCTTAAAGTGGCGGTGCGCATTTTTTCGTCAATGTTATAATCCTCATTTTCTTTGAGCTGGCTTACCAAATTGGCAAATTGATAATACTGTTCCGTTGATTCTTCGGCCGGAGCAGAAATAATCAACGGCGTGCGCGCTTCATCAATCAAGATACTGTCAACTTCATCCACGATAGCGTAATTTAATTCCCGCTGGGAAACCTGCTCTAAATTAATCGCCATATTGTCGCGCAGATAATCAAAACCAAATTCATTATTGGTCCCGTAAAGGATATCGCAGGCGTAGGCCTCGCGGCGCGACACCGGCCGCAAAAAATCCTGGCGCACTTTAAATCCGCCTTCAATATCTCTCTTTTCATCTTCCTCCGCGCTGGCGAAAGAGGCGTCATAAACAAAAGAGCTTTCGTGCTGGATACAGCCGACTGAAAGCCCTAAAAAATTATGAACTTGCCCCATCCAAACGGCATCGCGACGCGACAAATAATCATTGACTGTCACCACGTGCACACCCGCGCCGGTTAAAGCGTTGAGATACGACGGCAGGGTTGCCACCAAAGTTTTTCCTTCACCGGTTTTCATTTCAGCAATCTGCCCCCAATGTAAAACTATGCCGCCAATAAGCTGAACATCATAATGCCGCTGACCGAGAGTACGGCGGGCGGCTTCACGGACCACCGCAAACGCTTCAGGTAAAATATCATCAAGTGTTTTCCCCTGCGCCAGCTCCGCTTTAAATCTCGCTGTTTGCGATTTTAATTCCTCATCAGACATTGGCCGGAATTTATTTTCCAAAAGGTTTATTTTTTCAATAATCGGCCTGACTTTTTTTAGAACTTTTTCATTCGGGTCGCCGAAAATCTTTGTTAAAAACGACATATTTTAAAATATTTTATACAATTAGATTGCTTTCATTGTATCTTAAATATGGATTTAAAGCAAGATATTGACAAAAATTTTAAAAAGGTTATTATTAAGCAATGAGTTCTTTCATAAACAAAAAACAGGGAGTTAAAAATGTCTGAAAAGAAATCAAACGGCTATATCGTCGTATTCCAGTACACAGAAAAAGCTGGTCTTTATGCCGGGAGGATTAGCTGGACAGAATACGCAAGCAAGAGGGAGTTTGACCAAAAATACAGAGAAAAAATTAAAAAGAAAGGACACAAAAAAATAATTGCCGAAGGAGTTATGTCAAAAAAAGCCGCGGAAATGCCTATGATAATACTAGAACCGATCTGTCTAAAACCACTTGAAATCAAAGCTAGAATTGTGACGATTAAAATGAAAAATGGGAAATAGCTCCAAAACATAAAATCCCCGCACATCTAAATGTGGCGAGGATTTTTTATTTTAAAATAATACTATCCCCTAATAAAACATTTCTCGCAGACGGATTTATAAGTATAGGTGCCATCTTCGGGAATAACCGGCGGCAGGCCGCTAAGCAACGGCTCCGAGTTTTTAAACACTTGCGTATATTCCGCTTCCAGATTGCCGCAATCTTCGCAAATCGCCTTTTTATAAAAAACATTTTTGGGGTTTAACTCCAATAAATTTTGAACCAGCCGAAACGTTTCTCCGCGATAATCTATATTAAGTCCGGCGGCCACCACTTCTATCCCCCGCTCTAAAATTTTCCTTATAATCTCCGCTTCTGATTCTTCAAACATATGCAGTTCATCAACCCCGATAATCGGAACATCGCTGTCCAGAACTTCGGTTAAATTTTCCACTTTTTTAGCGTCCAGTTCCAACCCTGCCCGCGACCAAATTTTTTCGTCGCGGACATTTTTTATTGAATGAAACATTAAAAATTTTGTTCCGTTATCTTTCAGGGAGTTAAAATGATTTATCAAATGCAAAGATTTGCCGCTTTTCATCGGCCCCAAAATAAGAGTCAGATTTGTTTGATTTTGAAATCCCATAACTAAAATCCTATAAATTGCACTTCCTCCTCTAATCTCAAACCAAACTTAGCAAAAACTTTTTCTTTAATCAAGTTGGTTAAATTTAAAATATCTTTAGCCGTGGCCTTATTCTGATTTAAAATAAAATTGGCGTGCTTTATGGAAACTCGCGCTCCGCCGATTATCTGTCCTTTTAATCCGCACTGCTCTATAAGCCAACCGGCGGGAATTATCCCTTTTAACGAAAATTCTTCCCGAACGATTGCGCTGACTCTTTCTTTTTCTTTCCCGTCTAATTTATCCAAATAAACATTTTTAAACATACAGCCGGCCGTTGGATGCGAAACGTCCTGACCTTGCGTCTTTTTTGTCAGATATTCCTGAATCTTCCGATTGCTGGCTTCCTTATCGCCCGGTTTTAGATTAAGCACGGCCCGCAAAATTATATCTCCATTATTTTTAAAATCGCTGTGTCGATAAGAAAAACCGCAACTTTTATTATCCAAAATAACTATTTCTCCGTTTCGTAAAACTTCCACGCTTTCCACTATGTCTTTAATTTCCCCGCCCCACGCGCCGGCATTGCCGCGAATCGCTCCGCCCAAAGTTCCGGGAATCCCCGCCGCCCATTCCAATCCGCTTAAATTATTATTCACTGAAAACATCAATAATTTATTTAAATTAACTCCCGCTCCGGCCGTGATTTTATCAGCGGATATTTTAAGTTCGTCAAAATCAATCTTAATAACCAAACCGGCAAATCCCTCATCCGCAACAAGGATATTGCTTCCCCCGCTCAAAACAAAAACGGGAAGATTGTCTTCCCCTGCCGCTCTTATCGCGCTTTTTAATTCCTCAATGTCTTTTACCTCCAGAAAATATCTGGCCGGTCCGCCGATTTTAAAAGTGGTGTATGGCGCTAAAGGTTCGTCTATTTTTATATTTTGTAATTTATTTAATTCTGACATACAACGAATTAACAAGTTGAGAGATACGAAGCAAAAATTATGAATTAGGAATTAGGAGTTAGGAGTTAGGAGTTACAAGTTATAAGTTACGAGTTGCGAGTTTTAATTTCTGAATTATCTTCACTGGCATATCCCCTGCCCCCAAAAGCAAAATCACGTCTGTTTGGTCAAGGACACGCGCGATTTCCCTTTCAGTATAATCTATATCCGGCGTATAAATCACCTCCCTCTCGCGATTATTTGATTTGTCATGCCTTTTTATGGCTTCCACCAGTTTTTGCGAATTTACATCCTCATCGTCTTTTTCCTCACGACCGGCCACATCGTATATTTCATTAATAATAACCAAATCGGCTTCGTCCAGAGATTTTACAAAATTTACAAATAAATTCTTGGTGCGATTATGCTGATGGGGCTGGAAAACCGCCACCACGCGCCGATGCGGATAAAAATCCTTAGCCGCTCTCAAAACCGCGCGCAAAGACGTGGGATGATGGGCATAATCGGAAATAAAAATCGCGCCATCTTTCTCGCCGATTTTTTCAAACCTCCGCCAAGCCCCCTGATAATTTTCTAACGCTTTTTTAATTCTCTTAACGCTGATTTTTAAGTGAAACCCCAAAGCAATGACTGCCAAAGCATTATAAACATTGTGCCGTCCCGGGATATTCAAAGAAAAAGTGTCAATTTTTTTACCGTTATGATAAACGTCAAAATATTGTTTGCCGTTCTCGCTGTAAATGTCTTTAGCCGTGACATTGGCTAAATTGTCTATTCCGTACGTAATCCGGCTTCTCATCGTTTTTATTTCCATGGAATTGGCGTCATCGGCATTGCAGATAAAAACTCCCTGCTCCGGCAATTTATCTATGAATGACTGGAAGGTTGATTTAATATGGTCTATGCCGGTATAAAAATCCAAATGGTCTTCTTCAATGTTAGTGAGCAGAATTATTTTAGGTTCAAGGTTCAGCATGTGAGCCCGATATTCGCAGGCCTCTACGACAAAATTTTCCCCCTTGCCAAATCTTAAATTACCATCCGTAAAATTTTCCACCTTACTGCCCACAACCACCAGCGGGTCAAACTTGCCGGCTTCCAAAAGCAAGCCAGCCATAGAAGTGGTAGTTGTTTTGCCGTTAGTTCCACAGATGGCGATAGTATCTTTTTCTTTACTGATTAATCCCAGTACTTCCGGATAACTTAATTGCGGGATGTCAAACTCCCGCGC is from Patescibacteria group bacterium and encodes:
- the murC gene encoding UDP-N-acetylmuramate--L-alanine ligase, with translation MVELGKIKKIHFIGVGGIGISALAKLFAKQGKKVSGSDLEETAITEDLKKYQINFFSKHKSGNLDPKTELVVYSAAVPEKNPERKKAREFDIPQLSYPEVLGLISKEKDTIAICGTNGKTTTTSMAGLLLEAGKFDPLVVVGSKVENFTDGNLRFGKGENFVVEACEYRAHMLNLEPKIILLTNIEEDHLDFYTGIDHIKSTFQSFIDKLPEQGVFICNADDANSMEIKTMRSRITYGIDNLANVTAKDIYSENGKQYFDVYHNGKKIDTFSLNIPGRHNVYNALAVIALGFHLKISVKRIKKALENYQGAWRRFEKIGEKDGAIFISDYAHHPTSLRAVLRAAKDFYPHRRVVAVFQPHQHNRTKNLFVNFVKSLDEADLVIINEIYDVAGREEKDDEDVNSQKLVEAIKRHDKSNNREREVIYTPDIDYTEREIARVLDQTDVILLLGAGDMPVKIIQKLKLATRNL